The Planktothrix sp. FACHB-1365 genome has a segment encoding these proteins:
- a CDS encoding CsbD family protein, translating into MSTEQKGKATLKNVEGKVQEAAGNITGDPEDKAEGKMKQTEAAAQHTVENVKDSVKEEIDKH; encoded by the coding sequence ATGAGCACTGAACAAAAAGGAAAAGCCACCTTAAAAAACGTAGAAGGAAAAGTCCAAGAAGCGGCTGGAAACATTACGGGCGATCCTGAAGATAAAGCAGAAGGAAAAATGAAGCAAACAGAAGCTGCTGCACAACATACAGTAGAAAATGTTAAAGATTCGGTCAAAGAAGAGATCGATAAACATTAA
- the cas2 gene encoding CRISPR-associated endonuclease Cas2, with protein sequence MFVVVSYDISEDKRRTKIHSILKSYGQWMQYSVFECELTNTQYAKLRSRLNKIINPETDSIRFYFLCACCQGKVERIGGEQLRDHSIFFA encoded by the coding sequence ATGTTTGTTGTGGTGTCTTACGATATTTCTGAGGATAAACGCCGCACGAAAATTCATTCGATCTTGAAATCCTATGGTCAATGGATGCAATATAGTGTGTTTGAGTGTGAATTGACCAATACTCAATATGCTAAATTGCGATCGCGTCTCAACAAAATTATTAACCCTGAAACGGATAGTATTCGCTTTTATTTCCTCTGTGCTTGTTGTCAGGGTAAGGTTGAACGTATCGGCGGCGAACAGTTACGGGATCATTCGATTTTCTTTGCTTAG
- a CDS encoding cell wall metabolism sensor histidine kinase WalK, whose protein sequence is MSLFIAPPLKSSDRILAVDDSPDNLFLIEAILAEEGYEVVCKSDGSSALASINADPPDLVLLDVMMPGIDGYEVTRRIRTNSDLPFIPILLITAHDHSSVVEGLDAGADDFIRKPVEVDELLARVRSLLRLKHSIDQQMAMSRQREDFVSRLTHDLRTPLVAADRMLHLVLQGALGDISPTIEDAITSMINSNQNLLQMVNTLLEVYRYEAGRKTLTFSSFDLGKIIQEVIQELTPLAQEKELTLKFNPISNCLTDSPIIMGDPLEIRRVVTNLVGNAIKFTDMGAVEIRLDRKKIFLHSQDQPTDGVILEVEDSGVGMSPEDQAIIFERFRQGNNKRAGSGLGLHLVSRIVEAHRGTIHVQSKISQGSLFTVCLPVNPE, encoded by the coding sequence ATGTCCCTTTTTATTGCCCCCCCTTTAAAATCTAGTGATCGAATTCTGGCCGTTGATGATTCCCCGGATAACTTATTTTTAATCGAGGCAATATTAGCTGAAGAAGGATACGAAGTTGTCTGTAAGTCTGATGGAAGTTCAGCATTAGCCTCTATTAACGCAGACCCTCCCGATTTAGTGTTACTCGATGTCATGATGCCGGGAATTGATGGCTATGAGGTGACTCGTCGCATTCGGACAAACTCCGATCTTCCGTTTATTCCCATTTTGTTAATCACGGCCCATGATCATTCCAGTGTGGTCGAAGGCTTGGATGCTGGGGCAGATGACTTTATTCGCAAACCTGTTGAAGTTGATGAACTTTTAGCACGGGTGCGCTCGCTGCTTCGACTCAAACATAGCATTGATCAACAGATGGCGATGTCCCGCCAAAGGGAGGATTTTGTCTCCCGTCTGACCCATGATCTGCGAACTCCTCTAGTCGCGGCAGATCGGATGTTACATTTAGTTCTTCAGGGGGCTTTAGGAGACATCTCGCCGACCATTGAAGACGCGATCACCTCGATGATCAACAGTAATCAAAACCTATTACAAATGGTGAATACTTTACTGGAGGTTTATCGGTATGAAGCGGGTCGCAAAACCTTAACCTTTTCGTCTTTTGATTTAGGGAAAATTATTCAAGAGGTCATTCAAGAACTGACTCCCCTAGCTCAAGAAAAAGAATTAACCCTTAAATTTAATCCGATTAGCAATTGTTTAACAGACTCACCGATTATTATGGGTGATCCGTTAGAAATCAGGCGGGTGGTGACAAATTTAGTCGGAAATGCGATTAAATTTACGGATATGGGTGCGGTAGAAATTCGTTTAGATCGCAAGAAGATTTTCCTCCATAGCCAAGATCAACCCACCGATGGGGTGATTTTGGAAGTGGAAGATAGTGGCGTTGGGATGTCTCCTGAAGATCAGGCGATTATCTTTGAACGATTCCGCCAAGGCAATAATAAACGAGCGGGAAGTGGTTTAGGATTGCATTTAGTTTCACGCATTGTAGAAGCCCACAGAGGCACGATTCACGTTCAATCAAAAATAAGTCAGGGTAGCCTATTCACCGTTTGTTTACCCGTAAACCCAGAATAG
- the aspS gene encoding aspartate--tRNA ligase — protein sequence MRTHYCGNLRSTDIGETVTLCGWVDRRRDHGGVIFLDLRDRTGIVQIVSDPERTPDSYNTAESLRNEYVVKITGRVSQRPPESLNPKLATGEIEIYANQIELLNGLGKQLPFQISASETETVREDLRLKYRYLDLRRERMTRNLQLRHEVVKAMRRFLEDQEHFIEVETPILTRSTPEGARDYLVPSRVNPGEWFALPQSPQLFKQLLMVSGFDRYYQIARCFRDEDLRADRQPEFTQLDMEMSFMTQEGILALNEALVAHIFKTVKGVEIPFPFPRLTYKEALERYGSDKPDTRYGLELVDVSDIVKDCGFKVFSGAVASGGIVKILPIPGGNEAISNMRIKPGGDIFKEACEAGAKGLAFIRVREDGIDTIGAIKDNLSNEQKQEILTRTNAKPGDLLLFGAGDIATVNKTLDRLRQFMAKELELIDANKINLLWIVEFPMFEWNEDEKRLEALHHPFTSPHLDDINDLPHARAQAYDLVLNGYEIGGGSLRIYKREIQEKVFSTIGLTMEEAYNKFGFLLEAFEYGTPPHGGIAYGLDRLVMLLSGEESIRDVIAFPKTQQAGCLLTNAPSGVDQKQLKELYVASTYKPKTDK from the coding sequence ATGCGAACCCACTACTGCGGCAATCTCCGATCTACCGATATTGGCGAAACTGTTACCCTCTGCGGATGGGTTGATCGACGCCGCGATCATGGTGGTGTAATCTTTTTAGATTTACGCGATCGCACGGGTATTGTTCAAATTGTCAGCGATCCTGAACGCACCCCCGACTCCTACAACACCGCCGAGAGTCTGCGGAATGAATACGTTGTTAAAATTACCGGGCGAGTCTCCCAACGCCCCCCAGAGTCCCTTAACCCCAAATTAGCCACCGGGGAAATTGAAATTTACGCTAATCAAATCGAACTTCTCAATGGACTCGGAAAACAATTACCTTTCCAAATTTCCGCCTCAGAAACCGAAACCGTCCGGGAAGATTTACGCCTAAAATATCGCTATTTAGATTTACGTCGAGAACGCATGACCCGCAACTTACAATTGCGTCATGAAGTGGTGAAAGCCATGCGGCGTTTCTTAGAAGATCAAGAGCATTTTATTGAAGTAGAAACCCCCATTCTCACCCGTTCAACGCCTGAAGGAGCTAGGGATTATTTAGTTCCTAGTCGAGTTAATCCGGGGGAATGGTTTGCGTTACCCCAATCTCCCCAACTGTTCAAACAATTATTAATGGTATCGGGATTTGATCGCTATTATCAAATCGCCCGGTGTTTCCGAGATGAAGATTTACGCGCCGACCGACAACCGGAATTTACCCAATTAGATATGGAAATGAGCTTTATGACCCAGGAAGGAATTCTGGCGTTAAATGAAGCTTTAGTTGCTCATATTTTTAAAACCGTTAAAGGCGTTGAAATTCCCTTTCCTTTCCCGCGTTTAACCTATAAAGAAGCTTTAGAACGTTATGGAAGTGATAAACCAGATACGCGCTATGGTTTGGAATTAGTCGATGTTTCCGATATTGTCAAAGATTGCGGATTTAAAGTCTTTTCTGGGGCTGTTGCTTCGGGGGGAATTGTTAAAATTTTACCCATTCCTGGGGGAAATGAAGCCATTTCTAATATGCGAATTAAACCCGGTGGAGATATCTTTAAAGAAGCCTGTGAAGCGGGAGCAAAAGGGTTAGCCTTTATTCGCGTTCGAGAAGATGGGATTGATACCATTGGCGCAATTAAAGATAATTTAAGCAACGAACAAAAACAGGAAATTCTGACCCGGACAAATGCAAAACCCGGAGATTTACTGTTATTTGGGGCGGGAGATATTGCAACGGTGAATAAAACCCTAGACCGTCTGCGTCAATTCATGGCTAAAGAATTGGAACTAATTGATGCTAATAAAATTAATTTATTGTGGATTGTTGAGTTCCCGATGTTTGAATGGAATGAAGACGAAAAACGGTTAGAAGCGTTACATCACCCCTTCACGTCTCCCCATCTTGATGATATTAATGATTTACCCCACGCCAGAGCGCAAGCTTATGATTTAGTCTTAAATGGCTATGAAATCGGCGGTGGTAGTCTACGGATTTATAAACGAGAGATTCAAGAAAAGGTATTTTCAACTATTGGATTAACAATGGAGGAAGCTTACAATAAATTCGGCTTTTTATTAGAAGCTTTTGAATACGGGACTCCTCCTCACGGCGGTATTGCTTACGGTTTAGATCGATTAGTAATGTTATTATCGGGAGAGGAATCAATTCGAGATGTGATCGCTTTTCCGAAGACTCAACAAGCGGGTTGTTTATTAACAAATGCACCTTCTGGCGTAGACCAAAAACAGTTAAAGGAACTCTACGTTGCTTCAACTTACAAACCCAAAACCGACAAATAA
- a CDS encoding response regulator has protein sequence MPSTTILVVDDSPDILFLVEAILQGAGYHVKCAENGYIALDQVKDSPPDLVIVDVMMPGLSGYDVIQGIRQNSDLPFIPILVMTACSFFEVKQESKGEANGVIYKPIDIDELLNQVNMMLKIKQKKTEHQRCSTFREKSA, from the coding sequence TTGCCCTCAACAACAATTCTAGTCGTTGATGATTCGCCTGATATTTTATTTTTAGTAGAAGCCATTCTACAAGGGGCGGGCTATCATGTTAAATGTGCTGAAAATGGTTATATTGCTTTAGATCAAGTTAAAGACTCTCCTCCAGACCTGGTTATTGTCGATGTAATGATGCCCGGTTTAAGTGGTTATGATGTCATTCAAGGAATTCGCCAAAATTCCGACTTACCTTTTATTCCAATTTTAGTCATGACGGCTTGTAGTTTTTTTGAAGTGAAACAGGAATCAAAAGGAGAAGCTAATGGTGTCATTTATAAACCCATTGATATTGATGAACTACTGAATCAAGTCAATATGATGCTCAAAATCAAACAAAAAAAGACTGAACATCAAAGGTGTTCGACGTTCAGAGAAAAGTCTGCTTAA
- a CDS encoding response regulator, with protein MILYFFFTSLVLVALGWAWQQRQLALGWKASLTELQSMIEHLDCMVIGLSVDYCIQEWNLSAAKHYGYQRHEVWGKNYLKLFVPPSMGTEVITHYEYVLTTKKSVQFQQLVSRANAEEGLIHWNINPWLNPQGKIKGLLLHGYVENANFVWEQRIVEIRDLIFQFPIAIAIFDTQMRYLAHSKIWLSQYNLEDQNLLGKSHYEVFPDIKLDWKIVHQQALKGETISQGEDTWEREDGTQFQQSWVIQPWYKKPGKIGGLILATTPISQLIEEREAALESARHKSHFLAQMSHEIRTPMNGVLGMVELLLETQLTPQQRDYTSTIYCSAQHLLTVINEILDFSKLEAGEARLEMVNFDLDSCLETVIDLLTVKAEEKNLELIVQIDSDLPRQLKGDALRLHQILLNLISNAIKFTEKGNIILTLKILANYSDRIKVKFAVKDTGIGIAQDLQAQIFQPFSLASSNTNRQYGGTGLGLSICRHLVDLMGGEIGFESALGEGSNFWFNVELSKAETIASNRVPELEQVKLLVVDSNPLVRNSICSFAQTWGIQIDEVEDGNTALTVWKTALEQGNPYDIILIDLPLLNREGVKLVRALHHSDEKSSTKMILMSKLNQRDRAEQVVNLGDYSYLLKPVAPLRFLQTLVLTLNLKSPTILTRLHQWQHQTHRIESFQNRDQRFNLQAHTLKILLAEDDPINQKVILSQLKLLGYDADLVNNGQSVLERLTYKDYDLILMDCQMPILDGYEATQRLRQHPDLIHRQPIVIALTASAMSSDRERCIEAGMDDYVSKPVELNALGKILQRWSSCKLSDPDQSLSVLQSVNSSDRHPAFAFETSTLESNPMSALTFTESPVNLERLNRLLKGNLQLQHRLLNLFIEQAQIRIQNLHQAILNQDYSGIKQQAHALKGSSASAAVLEMPEIAKQLEDLAQQQTLEGATELVEKLQHCLSRVQVFVQEEISFQSS; from the coding sequence GTGATTTTATACTTCTTTTTCACCAGTTTAGTTTTAGTTGCTCTAGGATGGGCTTGGCAACAAAGACAACTAGCCTTGGGCTGGAAAGCGAGCTTAACTGAATTACAGTCAATGATTGAACACCTTGACTGTATGGTAATCGGTTTATCTGTTGATTACTGCATTCAAGAATGGAACCTTAGTGCCGCAAAACATTATGGGTATCAACGTCATGAAGTTTGGGGTAAAAATTACTTAAAGCTATTTGTTCCGCCCTCGATGGGAACAGAAGTGATAACTCATTATGAATATGTTTTAACTACAAAAAAATCCGTTCAGTTTCAACAGTTAGTTTCACGGGCGAATGCAGAAGAAGGGTTAATTCACTGGAATATTAATCCTTGGTTAAACCCCCAAGGCAAAATTAAGGGTTTACTTCTGCATGGCTATGTAGAAAATGCCAACTTTGTTTGGGAACAGAGGATAGTAGAGATTAGAGATCTGATTTTCCAATTTCCCATTGCGATCGCCATTTTTGATACCCAAATGCGCTATTTAGCTCATTCTAAAATTTGGCTATCCCAATATAACTTAGAAGATCAAAACTTGCTTGGAAAAAGCCATTATGAAGTCTTTCCCGATATCAAATTAGACTGGAAAATAGTTCATCAACAAGCACTCAAAGGGGAAACAATTTCTCAAGGAGAAGATACTTGGGAACGAGAGGATGGAACCCAGTTTCAACAAAGTTGGGTGATTCAACCTTGGTATAAAAAGCCGGGTAAAATCGGCGGTTTAATTTTAGCAACAACACCCATTAGTCAACTGATTGAAGAACGGGAAGCCGCCTTAGAATCAGCTAGACATAAATCTCACTTTCTGGCTCAAATGAGTCATGAAATTCGTACCCCCATGAACGGGGTTTTAGGGATGGTTGAATTACTCTTAGAGACTCAACTAACTCCCCAACAACGAGACTATACCTCAACGATTTATTGTAGCGCTCAACATTTATTGACGGTTATTAATGAAATTTTGGATTTTTCTAAACTAGAAGCGGGAGAAGCTCGTTTAGAAATGGTCAATTTTGATTTAGATAGCTGTCTGGAAACGGTGATTGATTTATTAACGGTCAAAGCCGAAGAAAAAAACTTAGAGTTAATTGTCCAAATTGATAGCGATTTACCCCGCCAACTCAAGGGTGATGCTTTACGTTTGCATCAAATTCTACTAAATTTAATTAGTAATGCGATTAAATTTACAGAAAAAGGTAACATTATATTAACGCTTAAAATATTGGCAAACTATTCTGATAGAATCAAAGTTAAGTTTGCAGTTAAAGATACAGGAATTGGTATTGCTCAAGATTTACAAGCTCAAATTTTTCAACCCTTTTCTTTGGCAAGTTCTAACACCAACCGTCAATATGGAGGGACAGGATTGGGACTATCCATCTGCCGACATTTAGTGGATCTGATGGGGGGTGAAATTGGGTTTGAAAGTGCTTTAGGTGAAGGGTCTAATTTCTGGTTTAATGTAGAATTATCGAAGGCTGAAACCATCGCTTCAAACCGAGTTCCAGAGTTGGAACAGGTGAAATTATTAGTAGTTGATAGTAATCCTTTAGTTCGTAATTCCATCTGTTCCTTTGCTCAAACTTGGGGAATTCAGATCGATGAAGTCGAGGATGGAAACACGGCTTTAACCGTTTGGAAAACAGCCCTGGAACAAGGTAATCCTTATGACATTATTTTAATTGATTTACCTTTATTAAATCGAGAAGGCGTTAAATTAGTTCGGGCTTTACATCATTCTGATGAAAAATCCTCGACCAAAATGATTTTAATGAGTAAACTCAATCAACGCGATCGCGCAGAACAAGTCGTTAATTTAGGAGATTATAGCTATTTATTAAAACCCGTCGCGCCTTTACGTTTTTTACAAACCTTGGTTCTGACCCTAAATCTTAAATCTCCAACTATTTTAACTCGTCTACATCAATGGCAACATCAAACCCATCGGATAGAATCGTTTCAAAATCGCGATCAACGGTTTAACCTACAAGCTCATACTCTGAAAATTCTGTTAGCAGAAGATGATCCGATTAACCAAAAAGTGATTTTGAGTCAACTTAAACTTTTGGGGTATGATGCCGATTTAGTCAATAATGGACAAAGTGTTTTAGAGCGATTAACCTATAAAGATTACGATCTGATTCTGATGGACTGTCAGATGCCCATTCTCGATGGCTATGAAGCCACTCAGCGTCTACGCCAGCATCCTGACCTGATTCATCGACAGCCAATCGTAATCGCCCTCACGGCGAGTGCCATGTCTTCGGATCGAGAACGTTGCATAGAAGCGGGAATGGATGATTATGTTAGTAAACCTGTAGAATTGAATGCTCTGGGAAAAATCTTACAGCGCTGGAGTTCTTGCAAACTCTCAGACCCAGATCAAAGCCTTTCGGTTTTACAGTCGGTGAATTCATCTGATCGACACCCTGCTTTTGCATTTGAAACCTCTACCTTAGAATCAAATCCTATGAGTGCCTTGACATTTACCGAAAGTCCTGTCAATTTAGAACGTCTCAATCGTTTACTCAAAGGAAATCTTCAACTGCAACACCGGCTGCTGAATTTGTTCATCGAACAAGCTCAAATCCGAATTCAGAATTTGCATCAAGCTATCCTGAATCAAGATTATAGCGGCATAAAACAACAGGCTCATGCGTTGAAGGGTTCAAGTGCGAGTGCAGCAGTCTTAGAAATGCCGGAAATCGCGAAACAACTTGAAGATCTCGCTCAACAACAAACTTTAGAGGGTGCAACGGAATTAGTCGAAAAATTGCAACACTGTTTAAGTCGAGTTCAAGTCTTTGTGCAAGAGGAAATTTCATTCCAATCCAGCTAA
- a CDS encoding response regulator transcription factor, with protein MSEIRVVLVEDHDLTRVGLRTALQQENNIQVVGEAANAKSGLEILKQTQPDIAIIDIGLPDMDGIELTQKFKQYISNGGVRETKVLILTMHDNDDAVMGAFAAGADSYSVKDVSIDKLKDAIYTTFEGNAWIDPIIARTVLKQAKKKPPEVVAPSDIKTVTINAVEAEYQEFLQSCPLTERELEVLELIVAGRSNAEIAEKLYITVGTVKTHVRSILNKLCADDRTQAAVRALRSGWIE; from the coding sequence ATGAGCGAAATTCGTGTTGTCCTTGTAGAAGACCATGATTTGACACGGGTAGGCTTACGAACTGCCCTACAACAAGAAAATAATATTCAGGTTGTTGGGGAGGCGGCGAATGCGAAGAGTGGGTTAGAAATTCTTAAACAGACCCAGCCGGATATTGCCATTATTGATATTGGTTTACCGGATATGGATGGGATTGAATTAACTCAAAAATTTAAACAATATATCTCTAATGGAGGAGTTCGAGAAACAAAGGTTCTAATTTTAACGATGCACGATAATGATGATGCTGTTATGGGAGCCTTTGCTGCGGGTGCAGATTCTTACAGTGTTAAGGATGTTAGCATTGATAAACTCAAGGATGCTATTTACACAACTTTTGAAGGAAATGCTTGGATTGATCCGATCATTGCTCGTACTGTTCTGAAGCAAGCCAAGAAAAAACCACCGGAGGTTGTAGCACCTAGTGATATCAAAACTGTAACTATTAATGCGGTAGAAGCGGAATATCAAGAGTTTCTGCAATCTTGCCCTTTAACTGAACGAGAATTAGAGGTTTTGGAATTAATTGTTGCTGGACGTAGTAACGCTGAAATTGCAGAAAAACTCTATATTACTGTGGGAACGGTTAAGACTCATGTTCGCAGTATTTTAAATAAACTTTGTGCTGATGATCGCACACAGGCAGCCGTTCGAGCTTTACGCTCAGGGTGGATTGAGTAA
- the cas1d gene encoding type I-D CRISPR-associated endonuclease Cas1d, producing MGTVYVTVNDSFIGKTDERLTVKADKKNVLDIPLIKVDGIVILGRSTVSPAVVQELLERHIPLTFLTNTGRYLGRLEPEMTKNIFVRKAQWEAAGESEKALHLVRGFVRGKLKNYRMILLRQGRKYSELDLEAALTRLDNAIAPISNTNNINSLRGLEGAGSAAYFGAFDQLIRGDGFSFQYRNRRPPTDPVNSLLSFGYSLLCHDVQSAVNLVGFDPYLGYLHVQHYGRPSLALDLMEEFRPLIVDSMVLSAINLKQLTPDDFTTEPISNAVLMSPEGRRTFLKLYEQKKQSKFKHPVLGQQCTYQEAFEIQARLLGKYLMGDIEKYPPLVLK from the coding sequence ATGGGAACGGTTTATGTTACGGTTAATGATTCGTTTATTGGTAAAACGGATGAACGGTTAACGGTAAAGGCGGATAAGAAAAATGTTCTGGATATACCGTTAATTAAGGTGGATGGTATTGTAATTCTAGGACGTTCAACGGTGTCTCCTGCGGTGGTTCAGGAACTTTTAGAACGACATATCCCGTTAACTTTTTTAACAAATACGGGGCGTTATTTAGGACGATTAGAACCGGAAATGACCAAGAATATTTTTGTCAGAAAAGCGCAATGGGAAGCAGCCGGAGAGTCGGAAAAAGCGTTACATTTAGTCCGGGGGTTTGTGCGCGGAAAATTGAAGAATTATCGGATGATTTTATTGCGACAAGGACGTAAATATTCTGAACTGGATTTAGAGGCTGCTTTGACTCGCTTGGATAATGCGATCGCTCCTATTTCTAATACGAATAATATTAACTCTTTAAGGGGTTTAGAAGGGGCGGGAAGTGCGGCTTATTTTGGAGCATTTGATCAGTTAATTCGGGGAGATGGATTTAGTTTTCAATATCGCAACCGTCGCCCTCCAACAGATCCCGTTAATTCTTTACTCAGTTTTGGTTATTCTTTATTGTGTCATGATGTGCAAAGTGCGGTTAATTTAGTCGGGTTTGATCCCTATTTGGGTTATCTTCATGTTCAACATTATGGTCGTCCGAGTTTGGCTTTGGATTTAATGGAGGAGTTTCGACCGTTAATTGTGGATTCGATGGTATTAAGTGCGATTAATTTAAAGCAGTTGACTCCTGATGATTTTACAACAGAACCGATTAGCAATGCGGTTTTAATGTCTCCTGAAGGACGGCGAACGTTTTTGAAATTGTATGAACAGAAAAAACAATCTAAATTCAAGCATCCGGTGTTGGGTCAACAATGTACTTATCAAGAGGCGTTTGAAATTCAAGCTCGTTTGTTAGGGAAATATTTGATGGGTGACATTGAAAAATATCCGCCTTTGGTGTTAAAATAA
- a CDS encoding RNA-guided endonuclease TnpB family protein, whose translation MQDRKRNFALNACIQHYQETGKNLKLASYKGMLPQLKKEYPWLKEDCYSSVLQCVAINLDRAYKNFFEGRAKFPNFKSKHDKQSIQYPQSVTVNGEYLKVPNIGKIKAIFHQEITGKIKTVTISKTPTDKYFASILCEVEGTDIKQSGNNIIGIDLGLKDFAIVHDGENATKYANPKHLYCHQENLARKQKKLSRKTKGSKSREKFRKTVAKVHEKITNSRLDFLHKLSRKLVNESQVIVVENLNVKGMVKNRKLSKAISDVGWGKFVNFIDYKLKQKSGELVEIDRFFPSSKTCSCCGHVLDELSLDIREWDCPNCHTHHDRDENAALNIRNKGIRILTEGGGNPVFADGGCVRPDNRKVKGHRSVNSEAYTDPIRAV comes from the coding sequence GTGCAAGATCGCAAAAGGAATTTTGCCTTAAATGCCTGTATTCAGCACTATCAAGAAACTGGAAAAAACCTAAAATTAGCATCTTATAAGGGAATGCTACCTCAACTCAAAAAAGAATATCCTTGGCTTAAAGAAGATTGCTACTCATCGGTTCTTCAATGTGTAGCAATTAATTTAGACAGAGCCTACAAAAACTTTTTTGAGGGACGAGCTAAATTTCCTAATTTCAAATCTAAACATGATAAGCAATCAATCCAGTATCCCCAAAGTGTTACCGTTAACGGTGAATACCTAAAAGTCCCTAATATCGGTAAGATTAAAGCTATATTTCACCAAGAAATTACGGGAAAGATTAAAACCGTAACAATCTCCAAAACTCCGACCGATAAATACTTTGCTTCCATCTTATGTGAGGTAGAAGGAACTGACATTAAACAGTCGGGAAATAATATTATTGGGATTGATTTGGGGCTAAAGGATTTCGCAATTGTTCATGATGGAGAAAATGCAACTAAATATGCTAACCCCAAACATTTATATTGTCACCAGGAAAATTTAGCTCGAAAACAGAAAAAGCTCTCCCGAAAAACTAAAGGTAGTAAATCGAGAGAGAAATTCAGGAAAACTGTTGCCAAGGTTCATGAGAAAATAACTAATTCTCGCCTAGATTTCTTGCATAAATTATCAAGAAAATTGGTAAACGAAAGCCAAGTGATTGTCGTTGAAAACCTCAACGTCAAGGGAATGGTTAAGAACCGGAAGTTATCAAAAGCAATATCTGATGTGGGATGGGGAAAATTTGTCAACTTTATTGATTACAAGTTGAAGCAAAAAAGTGGTGAGCTTGTAGAAATTGATCGCTTTTTCCCCAGTTCCAAAACCTGCTCCTGTTGTGGTCATGTCTTAGATGAGTTATCTCTGGATATCAGGGAATGGGACTGTCCTAATTGCCATACTCACCATGATCGTGACGAAAACGCTGCACTCAACATCAGGAATAAAGGAATCAGAATATTAACAGAAGGCGGAGGGAACCCCGTCTTTGCCGATGGAGGCTGTGTAAGACCGGATAACCGCAAGGTGAAAGGGCATCGGTCTGTGAATTCGGAAGCCTACACCGACCCGATTAGGGCGGTGTAG
- a CDS encoding Dps family protein yields the protein MPKLNIGLTEEQMQGVIELLNADISNMYLLLIKTKKYHWDVVGPQFRTLHQLWEEHYEALTENIDATAERVRTLGGYPVGTAEGFLKLASIEEHAGDLPNTTEMVQRLVNDHEQIIRNLREHIDQCAEDFHDAGTADFLTGLMEQHEQMAWMLRSFIEGEGLDSNGGRVNVSQKAVAASVM from the coding sequence ATGCCGAAGTTAAATATTGGTTTAACTGAAGAGCAAATGCAAGGGGTTATAGAATTATTAAATGCAGATATATCCAATATGTATCTGCTCTTAATCAAAACTAAAAAATACCATTGGGATGTGGTTGGGCCGCAATTTCGTACCCTACATCAACTCTGGGAAGAACATTATGAAGCCTTAACTGAAAATATTGATGCGACGGCGGAACGTGTTCGGACATTAGGGGGTTATCCGGTTGGGACGGCGGAAGGATTTTTAAAACTAGCTTCCATTGAAGAACACGCTGGAGATCTTCCAAACACAACCGAAATGGTTCAACGATTAGTGAATGATCATGAGCAAATTATTCGTAATCTTCGTGAACATATTGATCAATGTGCTGAAGACTTTCATGATGCAGGAACAGCCGATTTCCTAACAGGATTAATGGAACAACATGAACAAATGGCATGGATGTTGCGTTCCTTTATTGAAGGGGAAGGTTTAGATTCCAACGGCGGACGAGTGAATGTTAGTCAAAAAGCTGTTGCAGCCAGTGTGATGTAA